Within Runella rosea, the genomic segment GGCAGGCATCGGCCCGGCGTCGGTATTCATCAAATGTAATTTGCTGAGCGGGTGCCAAAAAAGGAATAAAAAGGATAACCCATAGCCAAAAAATGGTCCTCATAAGTACAGATAGCTTTTTTTGTTAAAGATAACAGAGTAGGACCAAAGAATCTTTTACCGTTCGATAAAAAGGATTAGGGCGCATATTCATTTGTTTCGTAAATTAGCCCTCAGTAAGCAAGATGCTGAAATACAACGCATAACGAAACAACTCCAATGCAGGTAATCCTAATCGGACGAGGACAACAACCGCTTCCCGGGCAGGTGGTACTCAACTCAAGGGGAGTATCGGGCCAGCACGCCCGGGCCGTGATTAATCCTGCTCAAAATACGGTTGTTCTGGAAGACTTAGGCTCTACCAACGGTACGTTTGTCAACGGTTTTCGCATCAAACGTAAAAGTATCAACCACAATGATATTATTTTGGTGGCCGACCAGCGCTTGAGCCTTCAACAGATACTCGACGCTGCCCGTACCACTCGCGACGACCCCAATGATTATTCTCTGGAATTTGGCAAGTTGCAGGATGTCTGGGATAGGTATCAATTATTGCTTCAACAGGCCCGGGGCAATAACAATATGGATACATTTATTACAGCTTGTGTTATCATTGCTCCCGCTCTCTTGGGAACTCTTTTTGTGCCTGTACCCGGCGTGGGTACCGCTGTAGGCAGTGCTGTAGGCTTGGCCGCCCGGGAATTGATGTCTAAAAACAAATCGGCCAAAACGCAGAATTTAGTCACCGATATCGAAAACGATTTTAAGATTCAGTACGTGTGTCCCAAATGTAGCCGCTCGTTGTACGGCTTTCCTTACGAGTACCACAAAAAGCAACGCCTGTGTGTACAGTGCAAAGCGATTTGGGTAAAATCTTGAACCTTTAAACGCTGAAAATAGATGAGCCTTAATGAACACACCCAGTTTTTTGGTGGGCCTAATGAGCCTGCCCAAAAAACGCCGCCGCTCTCGCCCCCAAATTTGCCTCCTCAAGCGGCTACGCCACCGCCTGCTGCAATGCCACCCGCACCAGCGGCAAAGCCAAAAGCTCCCAAAGATTATTCTAAAGTGGCGGGAGCGTTGGCGATTGGTGCGGTAGCGGTAGGGAGTATAGGATTTATTTCATGGACCGTTTTTGAAGGAGACGACACGCCTGTGCCAGTGAAACCCACCGTGCAGCCTCCCATTGATTCGATTGTACCCGAGTTACCCAAAGAAGAATTTATAGAACCTCCAGTGGCGGTGGTTGAGCCACCATCGCTTCCGCCCCCTCCGCCCCCAGCTCCCAAGCCATCGGGAGGAGCGCCCAAGCCTAAACCAGCTCCCCAACCTGAGCCAGAGCCCCAACCTCTGCCAGTGGTGCCAGATGAGATTAAAATTGCTGAAATAAGCGACGACTCAGCATTTAAGGATGCATTTATTGAGGCGCGTGATCAAGTAGGGCCGGGTGGACTTTTTGAATACAAAGGCCAGTGGTACAGCACGTATTCCATCGAAGAATGGAATGCCATGCCTCAGGAAATGCAGGCGGATTTTACGACGCGTATTGAGCCAATTATCAACCCTGTGGAAGTAGAAAACGAAGCGCCAGTGGTAGAATTGCAACCGGATATTGTTAAATTGGATACCGACAACGATGGCATTGAAGAAACCACCATGGCGGATCATAACCACGACGGGCTGGCGGATGTGGTCATCAAAGACGAGCCAGGAGAAGGTATCTCGGGCTTTATGTACGTAGACAAAAACAACGACGGAAAACTTGAAACCGCCATTCCCGTATCTGACGAAGGGCAGGTATTGGAAGATAAAGCCGAAGTTTTGGAAAATCCGTGGCAAGTTCCCATGCATCCAGCCACGGGCGCACCCACTTCGACCGTGGCCAACTCATTGTCGAGCCTTAATGAAGCATCGGAAGTGGTGGATTTGGACACCGATGGTGATGGATACGCCGAAACCGCATTGGTCAATAAAGATACCGATGTACAGGCGGAGATTGCCCTCGTTGATACCGACAAAAATGGTAAACCTGATCTGGCTTTGCTGGATACCGATGGCAATAATACGCTCGAAACCGCCGTGCCGATTGGCCTAGACGGTCAACCCATTATGGCACAGAGTGAAGCCTACGAAAAGGCCCCGATTATTGACATTCCAGACCACGAGGATGCTGGGGTTCATGCGGTAGAAACACACCTAAATTATACGTCAGGTTATGGTGCACACGACACGCCTGTGGTGCCAGATACCGATGTGTCAACAGACGATTTATTCACAGTTTAATAAATTACAGTTATGTTGGATGAAACTGGAATGTTGGGTTTTCACAAGAAAGAAGAGCCCCAACCGCAACAACCCAAGCCCCAACCTCAGGCGGCGGCCTCGCCTGCCCGTGAGTTACCCAGAATATTCAGCCCCGATAAAATGTCACCGACCGAAATGGCGGGGGCGGGCATTGTCATGGTGGGCAATATTGCCTTTGTATCATGGTGGGCAATGAATCAGGAACCTTCCGAAGTAGCCGAGGTGATGGATACATCGAGTGGAATTACGACGGAGATTATCAATGCCACGATTACTGAAAAACCATCGGGAACGGCGTATGTTGTCCCGCCCCTAACCCCAGCTGCTGCGGAGCCGACGGGACAAGCCGCGCCCATACTGGAGGTGGCAGAAGTAAAGCAGGATGTGTCTTTTAAAGAAGCGTTTGATACGGCCCGGTCTCAAGTAGGGCCGGGAGGTATTTTTGAATGGCATGGGCAGTGGTATAACACCTATACTGCCGAAGAATGGACGGGTATGACGCCCGAAAATAAAGAAGATTATGTATCTTTGGTAAAACCCTACGTGGAAAGTGAACTGCCCGAAGGTACGCTTTTGGGGCATGAAAGTCATGTTGAGGTGGCAAATCTGGAACATTCTCCATTACCGCACCACGACCATTCTGTGGGACATCTAGAACCCGCCGCTGGGTTGTTGAACCCTCCCGAAAGTTATCACTTAGATTCGCTGGATGATTTATTTACGAACACCTAAAAGTGGGTCCCTCCCTTGGGAAAATTAGGTTTTATCTATTGATAGGTTCCTTATGTTTGAGTACGTTTTTCGTTGCAAGGAGTGTCAGCACACCAAAAAAGGACAATCGCCAGTGAAGCTCTTGCCGGGCAGCCCGGCCAAGCTTAACTGTGTACAACAAAGGCCCGAAAAGTGCATTTTTGTCGTGACGCAGGAGGCTGGAATACCTCCGGCACCACCAACCAACGAATTTATGCCGCCGCTGTCGCCGCCAACGGGTTTTCAGCACGTTACAAAATCGGCGGGAGGGAGTAATCCTTTGTTTGCCCAACCCTCTGCCGACGACAATAAAGCGCAAAATGATATTTTTCAACAAACGGGCACTGTCGGTTTTTTGGTGGTTCACGACGAAAACGCGGCGGCCCAAACGCATCCTTTACGCATTGGTCCCAACGTGGTTGGGCGCAAAAGCTCCTTGCCGACAGCAGATATACTGATTGAAACAAACGACGTGATGATGAGTCGGCGGCACGCGGTCATTGAAGTGACGCGTGATAAATTTGGTCAGTTTCAGTACCTGATTGCCGAGGCAGGAAGTCGTAACGGAACGTTTGTGATGGGGGCCAAAGACCCGATGCGTAAGATAAAATTGGAACCCGAAGATTTGATTTATCTGGAAGACAACGATACCATTCAAATGGGAAGAACCAAAGTGGTTTTGCAGACGACCAAGGCGGCAAGCAATGCCAGAGATGCCGCCCGAAACGTGCAGGGAACGGACTATTCCCAAACCATCATTTGGTAATAATTTGGCGCTTAATCTATTGATTTTACTTATTTAGCCGGTTATACGATGCCGTATAGTATCTACCCGCCTTTGGGCTTTACGTTTCAGGGACAGCGCGAAAACAACGAGGATTCGGTGTATCCTGAAGTTGGAATGGCCACTCCTCAAAACCGCTTTTTTATTGTTTGTGATGGGGTTGGAGGTGCCCAAAAGGGAGAATTGGCCAGTCACATTGCCGTGTCAGGTTTTTCAGATTTTCTCAATACCCATACAGATTCCGACTTCTCGGAGGAGGTTATCAGTGAAGCACTTGGGTATGTACAGCAAAAGTTTGATGAGATGTTGGCCGTTCAGCACCTACTCAAAGGAATGGCGACGACCTTTACGCTGGTCGCTTTCGGGGAAGATGCCGTACACGTAGGACACATTGGCGACAGCCGTATTTATCAAATCAGAAACGGGACGATTATTTATAAAAGTGAAGACCATTCCAAAGTCAATTTTCTGCTAAAATCAGGATTAATCTCCGCTGAACAGGCCCAAAATCACCCCGAGCGCAATGTAATTATGCGGGCCATTCAAGGGTCACACCGAGACACCAAAATCGAAATCCATTCATTGACCGATGTCCTTCCAGGAGATTACTTTTTTCAGTGTACCGATGGTGTACTTGAAAATGTAAACGATGATGCGCTTTCTCAAATTTTGGGAAGTGAGGAAACCAATTCCCGAAAACTTCAACTGATTCTTAATCTTTGTGACGGCAACACGCGGGATAATTATTCTGGGTATTTGGTACAGGTGGCCAACAATGAACTTGCTGATGCCGCAAAAGAGTGGATTGAGCCTATGCAGGCAATGGCCCAGAATGCGGATAATACGATGAAATTCAAATCGACAACGCCCGATACGGCCTCTCCGGCTTCCTCATTGCCGTCCGAAACGCCCAAAAGCAACCGAGGACTTTGGTATTTAGGGGGCTTGGTTTTGATAAGTATTGTTTCATTCAGCATCTTTTTTTTTAATAGAAATAAATCAAAACCAACGGCCTCGGAAGCTGTTTTGCCCGTGGTTATGCAAGAAACCGACACGCTTACCACGGTAGATACGTCCGTTGCGAGTGAATCCCAGACGGCACCTTTGACCGCTTTTCCAGTGGTAAAAGTGCCACCTCATTTATCCGCCAAGCTAAAAGCCCTTAAAAAGGCAGCAGCGTTAGATTCAGCAGCGGTGCCCTTTGGGGGAGTTACTCCGAATGAAACGGCTTTTGGGAAGAGTAAAAAAGATACGGCAGCCATAAAAAAAACACCAGGAAGATAATCCCCAAAGTTGAAAAAATCGTGATTT encodes:
- a CDS encoding FHA domain-containing protein codes for the protein MQVILIGRGQQPLPGQVVLNSRGVSGQHARAVINPAQNTVVLEDLGSTNGTFVNGFRIKRKSINHNDIILVADQRLSLQQILDAARTTRDDPNDYSLEFGKLQDVWDRYQLLLQQARGNNNMDTFITACVIIAPALLGTLFVPVPGVGTAVGSAVGLAARELMSKNKSAKTQNLVTDIENDFKIQYVCPKCSRSLYGFPYEYHKKQRLCVQCKAIWVKS
- a CDS encoding FHA domain-containing protein; amino-acid sequence: MFEYVFRCKECQHTKKGQSPVKLLPGSPAKLNCVQQRPEKCIFVVTQEAGIPPAPPTNEFMPPLSPPTGFQHVTKSAGGSNPLFAQPSADDNKAQNDIFQQTGTVGFLVVHDENAAAQTHPLRIGPNVVGRKSSLPTADILIETNDVMMSRRHAVIEVTRDKFGQFQYLIAEAGSRNGTFVMGAKDPMRKIKLEPEDLIYLEDNDTIQMGRTKVVLQTTKAASNARDAARNVQGTDYSQTIIW
- a CDS encoding PP2C family protein-serine/threonine phosphatase, whose product is MPYSIYPPLGFTFQGQRENNEDSVYPEVGMATPQNRFFIVCDGVGGAQKGELASHIAVSGFSDFLNTHTDSDFSEEVISEALGYVQQKFDEMLAVQHLLKGMATTFTLVAFGEDAVHVGHIGDSRIYQIRNGTIIYKSEDHSKVNFLLKSGLISAEQAQNHPERNVIMRAIQGSHRDTKIEIHSLTDVLPGDYFFQCTDGVLENVNDDALSQILGSEETNSRKLQLILNLCDGNTRDNYSGYLVQVANNELADAAKEWIEPMQAMAQNADNTMKFKSTTPDTASPASSLPSETPKSNRGLWYLGGLVLISIVSFSIFFFNRNKSKPTASEAVLPVVMQETDTLTTVDTSVASESQTAPLTAFPVVKVPPHLSAKLKALKKAAALDSAAVPFGGVTPNETAFGKSKKDTAAIKKTPGR